A window of Opitutus sp. ER46 contains these coding sequences:
- a CDS encoding GNAT family N-acetyltransferase, with protein MTSSSSMPGLPSTLRIAEADLSSPKDQAAVLVLIDEYARDPFGGGESLGADVRNRLISGLQRHPTTLILIGWCETRPVAIAVCFGGFSTFAARPLLNIHDFMVVKEYRGLGVGRQMLQAVEAKARELGCCKLTLEVLDRNDRAMRTYRAAGFGRYVLQDDAGAALFLVKPLE; from the coding sequence ATGACCTCGAGCTCGAGCATGCCCGGCTTGCCATCCACGTTGCGGATCGCGGAGGCGGATCTCTCATCACCCAAGGACCAGGCGGCAGTGCTGGTGCTGATCGACGAATACGCCCGCGACCCGTTCGGCGGAGGCGAATCACTCGGAGCGGACGTTCGAAATCGGCTGATCTCCGGGCTGCAGCGCCATCCCACGACGTTGATCTTAATCGGCTGGTGCGAGACCCGGCCGGTTGCGATCGCGGTATGTTTTGGCGGCTTCTCAACCTTTGCGGCAAGACCGCTGCTGAACATTCACGACTTCATGGTTGTAAAGGAGTACCGAGGCCTCGGCGTAGGTCGGCAGATGCTCCAGGCGGTGGAGGCGAAAGCTAGGGAATTGGGTTGCTGCAAACTCACGCTCGAAGTGCTGGACCGGAACGATCGCGCGATGCGCACGTACCGCGCCGCGGGATTTGGCCGGTATGTACTTCAGGACGACGCTGGAGCGGCACTTTTCCTGGTAAAACCATTGGAGTAA